In Aedes albopictus strain Foshan chromosome 3, AalbF5, whole genome shotgun sequence, the genomic window ttctgacgagcatCCTGATTGGggtttgacgagaatcctgagaggattttgacgggaatcctgaaaggattctgacgagaatctcgcgaggattctgacgaaaatctCGTGAGGATTCTGCCGTGAATACTGAGAGGTTCCTGACGAGAATTCTGACgagatcctgaaaggattctgatgagaattctgagaggattctgacgaaaatccttaaaggattttgGAAAGAGTTCTGAGAGGCGTCTAGAAAGAATCCCGAGGGTATTatggaaagaattcttagagagttCAGaagagaatcctggcaggattccagaaaaaaatcctaggaggatttcagataaaaatcctgggaggatttcagaaaGATTCCTGAGATGATTCTGCAAAGATTCTGattctgagaatcctgagaggattctgcagagaattctgacaggattctgcagagagtcCTGACAGAATTGTGCACAGAATCGTGGCAGGATTGTGCAGAGAATCCTGCCAGAAttgtgcagagaatcctgacaggattgtgcagggaatcctgacaggattttgtaggaaatccttacaggattctgcagagaattcttacaggattctgctgacaatcctgagaggattctgcagagaatcgtgAGAGTATTCCGCAgataatccggagaggattctgcagataatcctgcgaggattctgcagataatcctgcgaggattctgcagataatcctgcgaggattctgaaaagaatcctgagaggattctgcagataatTCTGAggtgattctgcagagaatcctgacaggattgtgCACAGAATCGTGGCAGGATTGTGCGGAGAATCCTGATAGAAttgtgcagagaatcctgacaggggtttgcaggaaatcctgacaggattctgtagagaatcctgacagaattctGCAGAGACTCCATACAGGATTTTGCTGATAATTCTGAgtggattctgcagaaaatcctgaggatcctgcaggaattctgagaggattctgcatagGATCCTGATAGAATCGTGCAGAGAATTCTGACAGGATTTTGcaggaaatcctgacaggattcttacaggattctacagagaatccttacaggattctgctgacaatcctgagaggattttgcagaaaatcctgaggattctgcagagaatgctgagaggattgtgcagagaatcctgagaagattctgcagagaatcctgagtggattctgcaGACAATCTAtacaggattctgcacagaatcctgacaggattgtaCAGAGAATTCCGACAGGATTTTACAGGAAATCCTGATGATTCTGTAGAGAGTTCTGACAGGGTTCTGCTGACAATGATGagaggatttttaaaagaattgtgagaggattctgtagagaatcatgAGACAACTCCAGTGTGAGTGAATTCTTATTATCTCTTCTCCTCTCCTGAAACTTGTCTCTAAAATGTTCAAAGTatgctttctgaaatgcttgcgTGTACTACTGAACAGGAAGattacatttgaaaaaaaaaacatggttgtaTAAACATAGTCAGACGATTTGCTGCCAGTCCTGTATCCCGATCATTGGTACTAATTTGAACCGCCATTTCCCCAGGTTAAAGACGTCCGAGCGGTATTAAAAGCCGAGGCACCTACGATCTCCGGCGTAACTTTCCAGGGACGCCCGGCTACCGGCCAGCTCATCACCCGGATCAAAATCGAATCCGACGATGGCCAGAAGGTGCATGTGGTGTCCTCCTCAGGCAGTGACAATCTGACACGAGTAATCGAAAGTGTTGCCGGGAACTATAGCTTTCCGATGACGAGTCAGGCTCAACTGTTGTCACAGCAGCAGCAtcatcaacaacaacagcaacagcatcaGCAGCAATTGCTCCAACAGGTTCAGAACCAAATCATTAAGCTGGAAGCGGACGGaagtcagcagcagcaacagccgaAATACATCATCACTTCGAAGCAAGTGGTCAACAAGATACCCATCTCGGTGACTCCTTCGGGGCAGATTCTACAGCAGACCCAGCAAGCGAACATCGCAACCAGCATTCACAAACCGATCCAACTGCAGAAGATCATCATGTCCACGTCCAACCTTCAATCACAGCAGCAACGGGCCCGGCTTCCACTTCAGCGAGCGCAGATCATCCAGCAGCCCCAGACACAATCCCAGCAGCGGTTTCAGCAAAAGTTCGTCACCAACCAGCTGATCCGAGGACAGAATGCTGCCATCATCAACAGCGTCCAGCTGCAGCAACAGCAAGCCCAAGCTCAGGCCCAGGCCCAAGCACAAGCTCACGCGCAAGCCCTGGCCAACCAGCAGGCCCAACAGGCAGCGGCCACGGTCGGAGCCAATGTGGTCATCGGACCTACCCCTCGGAAAAGACTTGAAGTTGGCACCACCGCCGTCGTCCCTGGCGCGCCTGGGAGACGCGGAGGCCGCACCGGAAGCAGTCGGCTCCCACCAGGTGCGGTCAATCTCGAGCGGAGCTACCAAATCTGCCAGGCCGTCATCCAGAACAGTCCCAATCGGCATCAGTTGCGGGCTCAACTGAAACCACCGCAGGCGTTCCTCGGCGGCTCCAACTCGAACTCCAATTCGAGCAGCAATAGTAGCAATAGCAACAGCAGCACTAGCAGCAGCACCGGCAGTCTCAAGGACGAACCGACCAGTTTTGGCGGGACGGTCCTCGGCAATAAGGTGAGTTTTGATGGCTAAGCACATCAGGGTATCTCTTTCCAGACAATTGATTTTAACAGTTCCAACAGGTTGGTCCCCGATTGGTACATCCCAAGCGGATAGCCACGGCCACGGTAGGCCGGCAGCCATCCTCCATAGTGGTGCGTCATGTCTACACCACGGCAGGACAATCGAACCCCGGCACGATTAGTATTATTTCCACCTCCCAGCAACAGCAGAACCAACAGCCATCACAACAACCCCAGCCTCGAATTATCACCGCTGCGGAAGCGGCCGAACTGCAACATGCCCAGATCATCAGCGTTCCCGGTCCAGGAGGCGGTCCTGCGGGAAGCAATGTCCCTGGCGCAGCCGGTGGCAGCTTCGGAGGGAAATACGTACTTGTGCAGCGAGCTCACATCGGTGATATTGTAACGCCGCGGGCGGCCAGTGCACCACCGACACAAAATCAGGTAACTTTTGCCCCAGATTCCATCCTCTAAGAAAAGTTGAGACCTCCTTGCTGAATTGCTTTCCCTCTTTCTCTTTCTCTGTTTCCGTTCCCATCTTTTGTCACATCATACACTGATTCCCATTGGTCCATTACTAATCCGTTCGTAAATCACCCCCTTCATCCGATCAACCATCATTCCCATTACTCACATTCATTCAAAATTTACACTCGAAACATCGAACatttaaacaaacaaaaaaaaacagcaggtTAATTCAGTAACTGGTGTTCCAATAACGCTAGCGGGTCGTGGACGGCCAGCTTCGGTAGATATTGATACACCTGTCTTCCCTCCTGATtctcaacagcaacaacaacagctgcAGCAACAAGTGCAAATCATACAACCTCCTACGccgcaacagcagcaacaacatcaacagcaacagcagcagcaaataGTTGGACCCAATCCTGGCATCCAAGCGGTGACCCGGAGAGGTCCGACCACGCATGGTAAGTTTGGGTTTAAATCCTTCGTACATTTACCACCCATCTATTGAACTCTTGAAAAACTTCTCTCCAGGAATGCTTGTAGAACATCCTCTTGGAATGCTTGAAAAACTTCCCTCTGGAAGCCTGGAaaacttctccctggaagcttatCAAAATTCCCTCTGGAAGCTATGGAAATTCCCCCTTGGAAGCTGCACAAATTTCCCATTGatagcttggaaaacttccctcTGAAAGCTTTGAAACCTCTCTTCTTGGACAACTTTCCTCTGAAAGCTTGCGAAACTTCTccctagaagcttggaaaacatCCCTCTAGAAACTTGGAAAACTTTCGCCTTGAAGCTTAGGAAACTTCTCCTTGAGAACTTGGAAAATTTCTCTCTGAAACATTGGAAAACCTCCCCTTGGAAGCTTGCAAAACTTCCTCcttgaagcttggaaaacttccccctggaagcttggaaaacttccccctggaagcttggaaaacttccccctggaagcttggaaaacttccccctggaagcttggaaaacttccccctggaagcttggaaaagttccccctggaagcttggaaaacttctccctggaagcttggaaaacttccccctggaagcttggaaaacttccccctggaagcttggaaaacttccccctggaagcttggaaaacttccccctggaagcttggaaaacttccccctggaagcttggaaaacttccccctggaagcttggaaaacttccccctggaagcttggaaaacttccccctggaagcttggaaaacttccccctggaagcttggaaaacttccccctggaagcttggaaaacttccccctggaagcttggaaaacttccccctggaagcttggaaaacttccccctggaagcttggaaaacttccccctggaagcttggaaaacttccccctggaagcttggaaaacttccccctggtagcttggaaaacttccccctggaagcttggaaaacttccccctggaagcttggaaaacttccccctggaagcttggaaaacttccccctggaagcttggaaaacttccccctggaagcttggaaaacttccccctggaagcttggaaaacttccccctggaagcttggaaaacttccccctggaagcttggaaaacttccccctggaagcttggaaaacttccccctggaagcttggaaaacttcaacctggaagcttggaaaacttccccctggaagcttggaaaacttccccctggaagcttggaaaacttccccctggaagcttggaaaacttccccctggaagcttggaaaacttccccctggaagcttggaaaacttccccctggaagcttggaaaacttccctctggaagcttggaaaacttccctctggaagcttggaaaacttccctctggaagcttggaaaacttccctctggaagcttggaaaacttccctctggaagcttggaaaacttccctctggaagcttggaaaacttccctctggaagcttggaaaacttccctcTGGAAACTTGGAAAACTtccctctggaagcttggaaaacttctctctggaagcttggaaaacttccctcTGGAAACTTGGAAAACTtccctctggaagcttggaaaacttccaccttgaagcttggaaaacttccacCTTGAAGCTTGAAATTTTGCCATTGGAAGTTTGGATAATTCTTCCCCAGAAGCTTAGAGAACTTCCTCCTAGAAGTTTGGAGAACTTTCCCTTGGAAACTTGCAACTTCCCATTAAAAACCACCCCTATGGAATCTTGGAAAACTTTCTCTTTGAAGATTGGAGAACTTTCTCTTGGAAACTTGGATAATTTTCCTTGGTAGCTTGGAGAGGATTTCTCAGGAgattctgagaggatttctcaggaaattctgagaggatttctccggaaatcctgagaggatttctccggaaatcctgagaggatttctccggaaattctgagaggatttctccggaaatcctgagaggatttctccggaaatcctgagaggatttctccggaaatcctgagaggatttctccggaaatcctgagaggatttctccggaaatcctgagaggatttctccggaaatcctgagaggatttctccggaaatcctgagaggatttctccggaaatcctgagaggatttctccggaaattctgagaggatttctccggaaatcctgagaggatttctccggaaatcctgagaggatttctccggaaatcctgagaggatttctccggaaatcctgagaggatttctccggaaatcctgagaggatttctccggaaatcctgagaggatttctccggaaatcctgagaggatttctccggaaatcctgagaggatttctccggaaatcctgagaggatttctccggaaatcctgagaggatttctccggaaatcctgagaggatttctccggaaatcctgggaggatttctccggaaatcctgagaggatttctccggaaatcctgagaggatttctccggaaatcctgagaggatttctccggaaatcctgagaggatttctccggaaatcctgagaggatttctccggaaatcctgagaggatttctccggaaatcctgagaggatttctccggaaatcctgagaggatttctccggaaatcctgagaggatttctccggaaatcctgagaggatttctccggaaatcctgagaggatttctccggaaatcctgagaggatttctccggaaatcctgagaggatttctccggaaatcctgagaggatttctccggaaatcctgagaggatttctccggaaatcctgagaggatttctccggaaatcctgagaggatttctccggaaatcctgagaggatttctctggaaatcctgagaggatttctccggaaatcctgagaggatttctccggaaatctgagaggatttctccggaaatcctgagaggatttctccggaaatcctgagaggatttctccggaaatcctgagaggatttctccggaaatcctgagaggatttctccggaaatcctgagaggatttctccggaaatcctgagaggatttctccggaaatcctgagaggatttctccggaaatcctgagaggatttctccggaaatcctgagaggatttctccggaaatcctgagaggatttctccggaaatcccgagaggatttctccggaaagcccgagaggatttctccggaaatcccgagaggatttctccggaaatcctgagaggatttctccggaaatcccgagaggatttctccggaaatcctgagaggatttctccggaaatcccgagaggatttctccggaaatcctgagaggatttctccggaaatcctgagaggatttctccggaaatcctgagaggatttctccggaaatcctgagaggatttctccggaaatcctgagaggatttctccggaaatcctgagaggatttctccggaaatcctgagaggatttctccggaaatcctgagaggatttctccggaaatcctgagaggatttctccggaaatcctgagaggatttctccggaaatcctgagaggatttctccggaaatcctgagaggatttctccggaaatcctgagaggatttctccggaaatcctgagaggatttctccggaaatcctgagaggatttctccggaaatcctgagaggatttctccggaaatcctgagaggatttctccggaaatcctgagaggatttctccggaaatcctgagaggatttctccggaaatcccgagaggatttctccggaaatcctgagaggatttctccggaaatcctgagaggatttctttggagatcctgagaggatttcttgggagatcctgagaggatttctccggaaattctgagaggattcctccggaaatcccgagCGGATTTTTCCCAAAAACCCGAGAGGATTTCGCCGGAtattctgagaggatttcttcggaaatcttgagaggatttctccggaaatcccgagagtatttcttcggaaatttctattttaagtattcaAATGATCAACTTGAATCTTCTTGCTTTTTAACATATGGATTGTCAAGCTACTATATACATATCCAGCCCACTGTGATCTACCGTCCCTAATAGTCTCATCTCCGTTTCCAGTAATCTCATACGGCGACATCGGCATGGACAACGGTCAGCAGCACATCAGCCAAACGGCAGCTTCCGTCATGTTGGatggcaacagcaacaacaacaacagcagttcCGTCGTCATAGCATCCAGCAATAGTGGTTCAATGTCGGCGGCCACCGGCGGAGGTGGTCACATTAGTTCCACTTCCGCCACGTCGCCCCTTCTCGCGGCTAGTAGCAACCAcagtaataataataacaataacaacaacaacaataacagtACTATCGGTATTATTCACAATAGCACTAATAGCAACAGTAGTAGCAGTAGCAGCAACAGCTGCAGCAGTAGTAGTAATAGCAATGGAAATAGTAACAACCATCATCAacatcagcatcagcagcagcagcagcaacatggGACGGCGGGCTCAACAGCTTCGTCCTGTTCCTGCTCGCTGAATGCGATGGTCATTTGTCAGCAGTGTGGCGCCTTCTGCCACGACGACTGCATCGGTGCTTCGAAACTGTGTGTGTCCTGTGTCATACGATAAGGGAAATTAGGGGGAATCCTTTTAAGTTAGAGCATCCCCATCGGTCGTTTGGGGTTCTAAATCGAATAGCTAATTTTTGCTAGATTTAGCAGAGCTACAGCAAAACCAGTTTTGCTGAACTTCAGTAAAGCATTGtctaattccaggaaaaaatgacTGATAATCCGCAAAATTTGCATTTCTTCTGTAAAATCCGGGATTTTAGCAGAAatcagatttttcctggaatccaacaatattgtgctcattctgcgaatggagtgacgtgagaaaagtcggagtcgtatatcgagatgaggaatccactctcgaatgaagtgactcgccgtgtaaatcaaatggagagtcacctcattcgagtcgagatttctcacctcgatatacgactccgacttttctcacgtcactccattcgcagaatgagcacaatatcTTAACTGAAGTTTGAGATTGTCAAAATCCTGCAAGGTGTCACAACAATCGCCGGTAGGAATGCTCTAACTGCAAAAAGGTACCACAAAGAATGTTTTAAAATACTAAATTAGAAAGCCTGCCACCGAATACCAACTCACTACTACTTAATCATACGAATACAAACACACAGACACGAAAACGaaacacacacactcacacatgCATGAGTACACTGTTTTTCTTTTCCGGAATGCAACAAAAGAAATCTAAGCCTGTGCAAAGACTCATACTTAGGCGTTAAGTAAGTGATTGACGATTTTGTTTCCGACCTTCAATCGAATTTGTTTTTAATTTGTGAGGATGATTTATTGTGTAGGTATGCCTCTTAAGGAATAAGGATTCGCGCGGGTGCTCGAGTGTTGGTGTATGTGTGCGATGATACTGATTGACGATGGATGCTGATTGCGCGATGTGGGTAACAACCGAGTGTATCCAGTGCGGGCGCCGCTCAAAACGCGAGCGTTCGAGAGCTTTGTTTGTTTcgtatttttcgaattttttcacCCTCTGGTGTGAGTTAAAATAATGGAGAGAAAACTAAAACGCTGAAATAAGATTGCGCTAAGTCTATTTAAGAAATCAAGATAAATCATAAACTGGTAAATAAACTGAGCTAGGAAAAAGAACCCTCTTGTAATAATTAACTGCTAAGTCTAATCTAAATAAGCTATTAAGCGGAAGAAAAGCAGCAAATTCACCCGGGCATACACACTCGCACATTCTCACGAAGTGTGAGGTTATGGGTCAGAATGAATAAAAGTATAATCGAGAGAGAAAAGAAACAGTTGAATTGACTGACTTGGAAAGCTGTCAGTAATTATAGaaactttaaaagaaatccttCATTTCTGAAGCCTCAAGCTACTTACTGGTAACTCTTTTTGTTTGACAAATTTTCTACTTCTTTTTTGAGGCTTTTAAACAGGAAAACTGCCCTTCGATAACTGTAAACTGTACTCCTCAGGATTGAAACACTTTCTCTTTGAAGTTTCAAACTTAGTCTTAGAATCTAAACCGGGTAAACTTTCTCCCGAATGCTGGAAAACTAAAAGGCTGTTTTCctggttgaaaaaaaaacttctggaagcttggaaaattTTCCCCAGAAAACATGGAAAAGctggaagcttgggaagcttccccCTTGAAGCTTGGGTTTTTTTCCTGGAAGCTTGTATAACTTCCCCTTGAAGCTTGGAAAACTGTCTCTGCAAGCTTGGAAAACGTCACCCTTGAAACTTGGGAAACTTTCCCCTGAAAGCttgaattttttttctttgaaacttGGAAAACtttcccctggaagcttggataACTTTGCCCTGGAAGCTTGGATAACTTCTCCCTGAAAGGTTGGAAAACTTCCCTCTGGACGCTTGGAAAGCTTACCTTTGGAAGCTCGGAAAATTTCCCCTTGAAGCTTGAAAAACTTCTCACTGGAAGCTAGGAACACTTACCTCTGAAAACTTGGATAACTTCTCCCtgaaagcttggaaaacttcgcCCTGGAAGCTTGGATAACTTTGCCCTGGAAGCTTGGATAACTTCTCCCTGAAAGTTTGGAAAACTTCCCTCTGGACGCTTGGAAAGCTTACCTTTGGAAGCTCGGAAAATTTCCCCTTGAAGCTTGCAAAACTTCTCGCTGGAAGCTTGGAACACTTACTTCTGAAAACTTGGAAAACTTCTCCCTGAAAGCGTGGAAAACTTCCCTCTGGACGCTTGGAAAGCTTACCTTTGGAAGCTCGGAAAATTTCCCCTTGAAGCTTGCAAAACTTCTCACTGGAAGCTTGGAACACTTACTTCtgaaagcttggaaaacttctctcTGAAAGCATGGAAAACTTCGCCTTGGAAGCTTGGATAACTTCTCCCTGAAATCTTGGAAAACTTCCCTCTGGATGCTTGGAAAGCTTACCTTTGGAAGCTCGGAAAATTTCCCCTTGAAGCTTGAAAAACTTCTCACTGGAAGCTTGGAATACTTCtgaaagcttggaaaacttctcccTGAAAGCTTGGAAAACTTTGCCCTGGAAGCTTGGATAACTTTTCCCtgaaagcttggaaaacttccctcTGGGCGCTTGGAAGCTCGGTAAATTTTCCTTTGAAGCTTGAAAAACTTCTCACAGGAAGCTTGGAACACTTACTTCtgaaagcttggaaaacttctttTTAAAAGCATGGAAAACTTCGCCCTGGAAGCTTGGATAACTTCCCTCTGGACGCTTGGAAAGCTTGCCTTTAGAAGCTCGGAAAATTTCCCCTTGAAGCTTCAAAAACTTCTCACAGGAAGCTTGGAACACTTACTTCtgaaagcttggaaaacttctctcTGAAAGCATGGAAAACTTCGCCCTGGCAGCTTGGATAACTTCTCCCtgaaagcttggaaaacttccctgTGGACACTTGGAAAGCTTACCTTTGGAAGCTCGGAAAATTTCCCGTTGAAGCTTGAAAAACTTCTCACTGGAAGCTgggaacacttatttctgaaAACTTAGAAACCTTCTCCCtgaaagcttggaaaacttccttcTGGACGCTTGGCAAACTTACCTCTGGAAGCTTGCAAAATTTTCCCCTTGAAGCGTGGAAAACTTCTCCTTGAAAGCTTGAAAAGTTTACCTCTTGATCCCGCTCTTGATGCATGGAGAACTTACCTCCGAAAGTTCCCAGTGGAAGCTAAGAAAACAATTAAAACAAGATTTATGACATTTTTTTCGGATCACTCCAAAACGCACACTTTGTACCACAAAAACACATTTATTAGCTAAACCATGCGCGATTCCATCTCTCCCAAACACCCCAGCACCTGCTGCACAATCGTATCAACTTCGGCCATCGCACCCAGCCCCGTATCTCCGCACATCAGCGTCTTGGCCACGCACGGAATTTCCCTACAGCCCCACGACACGAGCGTCTCGATCTGTGGCCCCGTCACCGGATGTTCCCACATTCGGGTATTCATGGCCGGAGCAAACAGCAGTGGTTTCCCAAAATCCCATGCCCTCGCCGTGCAGAGTAGCAGATTGTCGCACAACCCTTGGGCCATTTTGGCCAGACTGTTGGCGTCCAACGGTGCCAACACCATC contains:
- the LOC109622237 gene encoding phosphopantothenoylcysteine decarboxylase, whose product is MTKRNILIGCTGSVATIKLPLLIQRLRDSNPNLNIKIIVTEHAQHFFATSDIPANVAIYRDADEWSSWSGRGDPVLHIELGKWADLMVLAPLDANSLAKMAQGLCDNLLLCTARAWDFGKPLLFAPAMNTRMWEHPVTGPQIETLVSWGCREIPCVAKTLMCGDTGLGAMAEVDTIVQQVLGCLGEMESRMV